The genomic region CTCTCACTCCTCCCCTATCACCAAATCTAACCATAACATTTTCTAGGGAAATTCCTTGAAGAGTCTTCCCTTCAACCGTCAGGTGGCTCCTTACGGCCACTCCCCCATCGTTATATGGTAATATAGCCTCAGTCATACCATCCGAATCATGACTGTTTGCATGGTTATCCAAGAAATGTTTGATGGTTGGATAATCATATGCTTGCACCCCCAAGGAATCGGATCGTGCAATGCAGTTGATTGTTTCAAATGACATTGTCATCTCCCCTCGGCTCGTAGTACCAACTAATCTCCACTAGTCTGGGGTACCATCCTTATTTCTAAACCTCAACGACGCCAGCCACTCGCACACCTCCGCTAAATAAACCCGGGAAGTGTTGTCTTCGCACCAATCCAGAACTCTTTCCCAGCCAAGACGCTCAAACATTTGAACAATCCCAATTTTTCTAAACTCCTCAACATTGACCGCCCTTTCACACACAACCCTATTCGGCACTGCAGTAGTCACATTATTAACCATTTTCCACTTCCACAATTTAGCTTTATTTTTGTCTTCATCCCAGACCCTAGCGCTTCGACTATCTTTGAATTTCTCCCATGCCCAATCCTGCCTATATAACCTTGCATCACCCTCTTCTATTGAGCTTAATTGCTCCCACTTCTTCAGTATGAATCCGGAAGAAGATCCAACTCCGGGTGATGATCCTTGACCCGTAGTTTTCGCCTTCTTCCTACCTCCAGCCATAACTACAATCACAAAACAAAAGAATCATCAATAATAACCCAACCTTCAATAAACTCTCAAACTCTGAACATAATGTATGATGTTGAATTTTTAATTAACAAATTGATGCAAAATTgcctttttaaacttccaaagtcgcttaTTTTGTCGTCTACATATCAATCTTGCTTGTTTATTCACAATTTCTTATGATTTCAACAACATTCAACACCATCACTATTTGCAATCATGTAAATAGTGAGTGTAATTATTTCACTATGGTTATTACATGTTCAAATCCTATCCAAAACAACCAATCATTCTCAAACTTATGCTAGAACAacatacattgtttaaacaacctactcttaaactaaaaagtttaaaatttcggaagaaaacaACTAACCATATGATAATCATGCTTAAATTTAAGTTAAATCTATACCTTTGATGTTGTAgacaagaagaactaagaaaaAGTTGCAAAGCAAGTAACTTGATGAACACCCTTCAAATAACCCGAAGATTCACGCTAAAAATCTCGCAAActagcaagaattgatgaaaacccGTGATAggggttttgttcctctcgaAAAATTACACACAATAGGCTCAAGAATCAGATGATTTGGTGAAGATTTGAAAGAGTTATGAGAAATTGAAGGTTTAAGGGTTCTTGGAGGTTTTGTAAAAGATAAAGATGGAAGGTGAGATGAGAGAGAGCGTTTCAGGGTTTTGAATGATGGAAAATCAGTTAGGTAGGCATATGATAGGATTTTGTGGTAGAGAATGAGTTAGAGTTAGGGTAAATCGGGTAAAGTTGATGTTTGGTTCaagttttttttagtaaaacatTAAGCTGCCGTCGCCGGCTTttgagagcccgtcgccgacggccattAAAAATGGTCCCTCCGCAGATGCCTTGTTTTCCTGTATACGGGCTAATGCGCCTGATGCGCTTTTCCGGGACCCGTCCCCGACGCAGGTAACCCCATCGCCGACAGCATCTAGAATTCaacttttttaaattttcaatttttttttgaaaatagaGAGAAAATTAAGGACTTTTTATAAAGGAACTATATAcaaacaaaaatcctaaaaattaataaaaatctttttgtgatttttttataagttaaaatttgaAAACACGAAACCGTTAACGatcctaccaccccccaaaaagtCGTGTATTGTCCCTAATACACACAAATAGgtctaaaaacataccttttgtCTTCATGACCCGTTGTAATGTTCAAACTTCACACAATCAATGGAGGTTAGTACGAAACGGAAACGATTATACCCAAAATActcaaacaattaaataaattatACAAAACTCTACAAAACTCATTACCGGTCCTTTCAGTTGACCTCATAGGTTGGCACACTTACCACGAAGTTCACCAACTCCACATTCTCATCCTTTTTATCTTCGTTACCGTTAAGGAACGGTTTAAGGCGATGACCATTAACCGTTTGCTTTGACCCATCCTTCGGGTCCTCAATGGTAACATCTCCAAGCCTCCCGACCCGTGTAATCACGTACGGGCATTTGCtcttgagctttccgggaaaATATTTAAGCCGTGAGttgtagagccaaaccttttAACCCATTTCAAACTCCTTCGGCTTCAACTTCGCGTCATGTGCCCTTTTCATATTGTCCTTGTACTTCGAGGCACACTTATACGCTTCTGCCCTTTTATGGCCCACCAAGCACGATacacaagttcaaccggtaaatgacagtttcgcccataaactaagcgataCGGTGTAGTTCCAGTAGGTGTTTTATGAGCTgttctataagcccataaagcatcattcaacttcgtcgaccaatcctttcggtcgggtcgaacagtctttttcaaaatttcttttatttaccTATTGGAAACTTCcacttgaccgcttgtttgtgggtgaTAGGGAGTAGCgattcgatggtcaacaccataccgtttcaaaAGATTGCCAAagttaaaattcttgaagtgAGATCCCCCATCGCTAATGATCACTCGGGGAATCCCAAATCTAGAAATTATGTTTGTTTCTACAAAATTGCAAACGACGGTATGGTCATTTGTCTTGGTGGCAATTGTTTCGACCCACTTGGATACATAATCAACCGCCACCAAGATGTATAAGttgccatgcgaattagggaatgggcccatgaaatcgaccccccacacatcaaaaatatctacaatgaggatcggttgcatgggcatctcgTCCCTTTTGGAAATACCCCCTAACTTTTGGCACTCAATGCAGTTTTTAGCGAAATTAaaagcatccttaaaaatagtcggccaataacgaccgctattgagcactttgtgcccagttttgtgaccactgaaatggcccccacaagaaaatgaatgcaagtgcatcaagacaCTAGGAATCTCCTCGCGGGTGtgcatcttcgaacgacttgatccggacaTATCTAgaataagtccggttcttccaacgtgtaatacttgatttgagaaaggaagtgcaacctcttccttctgTCCCAATTAGCCGGGATGTCACATGTAACCAAATAATTaacaatattagcataccatggtaatattgAAACCTTTAGAATTTGCTCATCTGGGAAGTTCTCGTTAATCTCTACACGAGAAAAATCCTCCTCCACAACCAATCGAGACAAGTGGTCCGCAACCACATTCTCACTCCCTTTCTTGTCTCGAATTTCTAGGTCAAATTCTTGTAACAAGAGCACCCATCGAATTAACCTCGGCTTTGCATCCTTCTTGTCCATGAGATACCTAactgcagaatggtcagaataCACAATGACCTTAGCACCCCATATATAAGCACGgaatttatccaatgcatataccaccgcaagtagctctttctcggtaGTTGTATAATTTAATTGTGCATCtgagagagtcttacttgcgtagtatatggcaaccGGTTTCTTGTCTACCCGTTGACCCAATACGGCCCctaccgcataatcacttgcatcacacataatttcgaatggtaatgaccaattcggtgattgcaagattggggcctcaaccaactttttcttcaacacattaaaggcattttGGCAATCTTTATTGAATTCAAATGGTTGATCTTTTAGCAACAATTTACATAGAGGtttggttatatcactaaaaccttttataaaccttctataaaaccCCGTGTGGCCCAAAAATGATCTAATACCCTTAACATTCGTGGGATAAGGTAAAGTAGAGATGACTTGCACTTTtacacgatcaacctctatcccacgacttgacactacatgccccaacacaatcccctcttgaaccataaaaagGCTTTTTTCCCAACTCAAAATtagatttttctcaacacatctttttaaaaccttttcaagtTGGTCAAGGCATGTATCAAACGATGACCCAAATAtcgagaaatcatccatgaagatttccaaagactcccccaccatatcGGAAAAaaatactcatcatgcacctttgaaaggtgacgggggcattacaaagtccaaagggcattcgcctaaatgcgaaggtaccgtatggacaagtaaaggtagtctttgcttggtcttccggatgtatagcaatttgattgtaACCTGaataaccatctaagaaacaataaaatttttgtttGGCTAATTTCTCGACAATTTGGTCAATAAATGGTAAAGGGAAACGATCTTTAGAAGTAGCAGCAtttaacttcctataatcaatacaaatacgccaccTGGTTACCGGCCGAGAGGCGACATCTTCACCTGCGTCgtttgtgacgacttgaataccTGCCTTTTTAGGAACTGTTTGTGTCGGGCTCACCCACTGGCTATCAGAAATGGGATATATAATACCTGCGTCTAGCCATTTCAATACCTCCTTCTTAACCACTTCCCACATATTCGGATTCAGTCTCCTTTGTGTGTCGCGAGAAGGATTAACGCCATCTTTTGTGATGATTTtatgcatcaccaccgagggactaatccCTTTCAAATCTACAATGGTCCACCCTATAGCGTCTCTATGAGTGACCAACACCTTCATCAACTTATCTTCTTGCTCCCCGGTCAAGTTAGATGCAATAATGACCGGAATCGTGCTACCCTCACCcacataagcatacttgagatgcttgggtAGCTCCTTCAACTCTACAACTGGAGATTCTTCTAACACGGCTTTAAGTTGGTGTCGATGCTTTCCGGGAGGCTTtccacttgatgtgtccaagtgGGCCTTCCTTCCCTAGCCGCTAATATCTCCAATTCCTTCACCTCCTCATCTATGCTTTGATTTGTTTCCCTTtgcaacctgtcaaacatgaaacactCCTCTATTGTGCTTTCCTCTTCGACATTAATATCGcatagaggtatacactcgtcgacaatgtctgccatatagcattcatcgCCGACTAGAGGATCCGTCAATCCCGAAAAGACATTTAACCGCAATCGACGGTTACGaaaagtcatgtcgaccgtgcCCGATTTTCAATTTAGTTGAGCACTCGATGTTACCAAAAATGGTCGACCTAAGATAACTGTTGGTTTCTTGGTTCGGTCCAAAGAAACATAATCAAGTACAAGAAAATCCATcggatagtaaaagtcctcgaccttgactattacatctgtgactatcccacggggtagtttaggggtcaaattggctaacaccacggtggtgtttgacgtttgaagtggaccaaaatgatattggtcatataaactacccggcaAGATACTCACACTTGCCCTAAGATCCAAAAGTGCCCGAGTCATTTTAAATTCACCAACTTGTATTGAAATTATGGGCGCCCCCGGATCTCGaagttttggtggaagtgcacccaaaagaattgaactcacattttcggttaaatcaagtttcttaggaaacttgtgagtCTGCTTTTGGGTGCAAAATTCCTTCAAATACTTAGCATATGAaggtacttgtttaattgcatctaagagtggtaaattaattttaacttgtttacaaatttcccacatctcttcttgttgtgggcctcgtttatttaccactttcttagatggtcccaaCAAAGCTttgggataaggggcggtattaccTCCACACCCTTGTCCTTAGCTTTTGGGACGGGGACGGTCACAATGGgtgtatttttattaatttttacataatttttatttttacccgTTTGACCGTCATTACCTTCATCgtcactagcatcttccaccaccccttcaacaaacttgggtggtggtggctcaacaccattatctatcactcgaccactacgtaaagaaattttattaattggtaccttGTTTGTGTTCTTCGAGtttgacccttgatgcttagggttcacaTTGGTGTCGCTTGGAAGTCTTCCTCCGCTTCCACGAATCTAAGCCGTTTCTTGTGCAAGTTGCCCAACTTGCTTCTCCAATGCCTTGTGGGATTTATCTCGCACCTCAAACTCCTTCTTCATTTTGGCTTTGATCTCTTGATTTGAATTTGTGATGGCATTCATAATAGCATCAAGTTTAGAATTTAATGAATCATCACCTTGCGAGTTTGAAGTACCACCCCCATTTCCACTTTGGTTGTAACCACGTTGATAATTGCCTTCACGATTTTGATATccttggttacccccttgattgtaattcctttggtaacccccttggaTACCCCCCTTGTCGATTATTATAGGAAGAACCACCTTGCCCACCTTGATTGCccgattgaaaattcgggttcatttgattcgagGCGTTACCATACCGGAagttagggtgatttctcaaacccggatggtaagtatTGGAGTTCATACCATCCCGTTCTAGATTAGAAATCCGATCCTTAgaatcaagatcgggaagtgactGGGAAACGGGATGTTTTTTAGCTCTATCGGCCGACTCTTTTGACTTTGACCGCTTGCTCATCCTCTCGAGaaattcccaatcatcatcttcatagtTACTCAATAAAGTTCCATTGCTCGTTGACTCGAGGTGATTCCATGTCTCGTCATCCAACCCTCTCACAAAACATTTAACTAACTCCAACTTTTCTATTTGATGATGTGGGCACTTCCGAATCAATTCCTTGTACCGAGTGAATGCTTCATGCAACGGTTCACTCGAAAGTTGATGAAAAGACCTtatttcatctctagcatcatTGGTCTTCACCATTGAGTAATACTCGTCAAGAAATACTTGCTGCATCTCACCCCATGTCCGAATACTATTTGCCGGAAGTGTAAGAAACCATTGTTTTGCCTTATCTTTAAGCGACAACTGAAATAACCGAAGCTTGACTTCTTCCAATGCAAAATCATGCCCCCAAATAGTGCTACATATGGCCGAAAATTCCGCCAAATGAGTGTATGGTTCATCATTGGACCTCCCATTGAAGTTGGGAAGTATGTTGATATAATGGGGCTTGCAATCGAACATTCTTCTTTTGCATACAATTGGTGAGTCATTGTCGGTGACCACCGGCCTAAAACGGTCATTTACTTCCCTTGGAGGTTGTTGACGATGTGGACCGTTAACTTCTTGATCAACTGGCCTTCGATTATCCCTTCGATCACCCCCTCTATTTCCACCTTGATTACCTCCTCCCACAAAAAGAGGGATCCGGTTAGGGCTcacattgttgttgttgttattataaaACCCATCATTCTGGTTCCTTTGATTGTTGTTTCGTGGGTTGCGATTGTTTCCGTAACCATCGTTTCTTGCATTCCCATACCCATAATTGTCATTCCCCACGAAATTAGCATTTTAATAGCCAAATTCATCGTCATCGAACCCTCTAGCGTTGTAGACATTCCCCCGGTTCACATACCCCCAATCGTCATCGTCGACCCGATCATCATAGTTACCCCCGTCATCCGAGTATTCCAAATGAATACTCACGTGCTCTGGCGATTGGTAAGCGGGAACACTAAACGGTTCATCATCGAGGATAGCGTTTCTCAAATCGTCTAtgtgttagtgcacctacgtctgctgactacgtcttacatcgagtcttgaagATGAACTGATCGgaaatggcacggaatcctagaaatgACAGTTTGTATAGGAATCGCTTATATGTACAGTCCtaggatcgcttttgtgtcataggTTGTCAGGATCGCTTATTATGTTAATATGCTGGATCGCTTATTCGTCACATTGTAGGgtcgctcatacgtacatgtacgtatgagcggaccagaaagtTTATATATAGGTCATTAGGGGCGATCCAACACATAGTTGATGGTGttttgttccggtactctgccgaagtgctgtctgatcgtgtaattgtgttcaatatcaataaaacagcaggattaaagtgaatacagcttgaatagcaccggattattagtttccgcctcttaattcggatacgaacttctctgaacgactcaaacaggtcaacgaacgatcctacaagtggtatcagagctcaggaggaggagttcttgccattttagctgctatttttctgattttctacactttcttcactttttcaaaattttttactgtaaaacaagctcaaaatcacacagtgcactcggaatcatgcattaacaaatccttgaagttttcagaactaaaatcgacctagaaagttGTTTTTTAGGTGATTTGCTTTTTCAGATTCACGCAAAAGGTGACATCAgcatctggaccgctccaaattacGTGTTTGGACCGCTTCAAGGATCATTTTCTAGTTGGACCGCTCGAAATTCTAAGCTTGGATCGCTCATTCGAACATATTTGGATCGCTCATTAGTACAGTTTATCTGGACCGCTTGAATTGAAATTGCCTGAACCTCTCGAATGAACAAGCTTTTGAACCGCCTTTAGTGACATTGTTGGACCGCTCGAACTAATccttgtgaaccgctcgaacaaacATCTGTTGGGCCGCCCGAACGAACAGTGTTTGGTTCGCTCATCCAGTCAAGTGTTTTGGACCTCTTATTTGGTCGGATCGCTCGAACAGACATTGTATTTTGGACCTCTTATTCAAACATTTATCATATAGTTGGTTCGCTCTTTTGGACAGAAATATAAGATTTGAAACTATTGTAAAATTGTGAACAATTTGAacaatggatactgaattttataacgcttttgctaccccggcttcgattactcaaagtgcattgattgaaaatgaaaccggaacgtctcagaaaccaccgaaactcatggatattgatgattacaacgtgtggtcggaacgattcggaaattgggtagaagcttatcatcttgatgcgtgggaacacaccgaggaaccatatgttaaacccacaaaggacgatgttgtgaatggtactccgctaacacttagagaaatgagtactgcagataaaaagaaatatcgagatgagaaattgatggtgagtctgcttcagcaagctataaaggaagatatcttgatactgcttcaacatgacggaactgcatattcaatttggacggaattggaagcaaagtttacaggAAGTAAcgatatgttaaagaacaaaatgtctctcatgaagaaggaatttgatttgtttcgaggattgaaaaatgaaaccaccaaacaaattattgatagatattgtaacttggtgagaaatatgacaaagttaggtattaagaaagatactgatgaattaattgaaaaacttgcagatgcgcttccatatgaaatctggggaacatttttgatgatgctgaagtccaacaaagtggaatataaaaagatgaaactaggagacttcataaagcatttggaagctcaagagatggagcagagaaagatcgctaggatgaagaactacgatggagaacaggatatcagtctgtactacaagcatggtgctactgattcagcaaagttttctcctaagatcgaaactgcttacagtgttaaagactctcctgaaaagaagacatctcaaggatcaagcaacagcacaagattctcatcttttgatcctaacatctctgtaacaaagaatggtagaaaacttcagtgtaacattgtgttaagccttgaaaatgatcaagactacactgaagatattgcaaaaaatcaaatgtctttgttagggatgattttagagtcttatagttgttttgttgcaggaaagatcggaaacccaatgctcacgaaagaggattacgatcaaattgatgctgaggaaatggaattgatggatataaaacggtgtatggcgagtgtgatgagacgcgctgaaaagttcaaacaaattacaggccgtgatgattttcgtgatgcgaacgtttcaactttaggttttgataaatctaaagttacatgttttcgttgcagggagaaggggc from Helianthus annuus cultivar XRQ/B chromosome 10, HanXRQr2.0-SUNRISE, whole genome shotgun sequence harbors:
- the LOC110882478 gene encoding GATA zinc finger domain-containing protein 14-like, encoding MSLKAVQKLVHSRGSGNFNSSGPDKLNDGYGNNRNPRNNNQRNQNDGFYNNNNNNVSPNRIPLFVGGGNQGGNRGGDRRDNRRPVDQEVNGPHRQQPPREVNDRFRPVVTDNDSPIVCKRRMFDCKPHYINILPNFNGRSNDEPYTHLAEFSAICSTIWGHDFALEEVKLRLFQLSLKDKAKQWFLTLPANSIRTWGEMQQVFLDEYYSMVKTNDARDEIRSFHQLSSEPLHEAFTRYKELIRKCPHHQIEKLELVKCFVRGLDDETWNHLESTSNGTLLSNYEDDDWEFLERMSKRSKSKESADRAKKHPVSQSLPDLDSKDRISNLERDGMNSNTYHPGLRNHPNFRYGNASNQMNPNFQSGNQGGQGNYQRGYNQSGNGGGTSNSQGDDSLNSKLDAIMNAITNSNQEIKAKMKKEFEVRDKSHKALEKQVGQLAQETA